CCACATTGATGTACCTCTCGCAACTATTGTCTACCGATGATTACAGTGAATACGAGCAGCTCTCCGTGGCCATGACGATCGCAACACAGCGACCGTCACGATCGCCGCCGTGGACGGCGAGCCACGAGCAGCCGTTCCGCGACTCCACGGAGCGTCTCGAATGAGTCAGCGACTGCCCGAGGAGTGGTTCATCGCGGACGCACGCACGAACGCCGCCATCGCGTGGCTGTTCGGGGCGGTCATCGCGGTGGCTGCCGTCGGGAACCTCCTCGCCGGGGAGCTGGTGACGGCGGTCGGCGCGGGCGTCGCGGTCGCGGTCGCCGCCGTTCCTGCGTGGGTCGGACGGTCGTGGCAGCGCACGATCCCGTGGCCGCTACTTGCGCTCACCGTACTTCCGTTCGCGCTGAGCGCCTTCGAGTTGACGTTCGTGGCCGATCTCGTCCGGGGAGTCGCGGTCGCCACGCTCGCGCTGCTCGTGGTTGTTTGCCTTCAGTTGACCACGACGGTGCGGATGACGCCAGGCTTCGCGATCTGGTTCGCGGTGATCGCGACCCTCGGCATCGCCGGGATCTGGGCCTTCGGCTCGTGGGTCTCGGCGGAGTACCTCGGGACGGCCTTCTTCGAGACGAACACGGAGCTCATGCTCTTTTTCCTCACGACGTTCGTCGCCGGGTTGGTTGCGGCCGGCGTGTTCGTGTGGTACTTCCGACGGCGGCTGCGTGAGAACGCTCGGACACGGTCGACTACCGGGGGTGTGGCGTGAACATCCGTCGTCGGCTCGGGATCTCGCCCGCACGCCAGGCCCAACTGGTGCGAGTGATGCAGCTGATCCTGGCGGCGACCGTCGCGCTCGCCGTGCTCTACGGCGAGGTCGGAATTATCACGAACGCCGGGATCGCGCTCTTGGTCACGTTCCTCCCGGCGCTGCTCGAACGTCGGTACACGCTCACGATGGATGTCGGGATCGTGCTCTGGATCACGACAGCGATGTTTCTGCACGCAATCGGCACGGTCCCGCTGCCGTTTTTCGACTTCTCCAGCGCGTACAGCTCGCTCTGGTGGTACGATCACGTCACCCACGCGCTGTCGTCCTCGCTGGTCGCCGGGGTAGCCTACGCGACGACGAGGGCGCTCGAAGAACACACCGAATACATCTCCATGCCGCCGGCGTTCACGTTCGTCTATCTCCTCCTCTTCATCGTCGCGTTCGGCGTGGTCTGGGAACTGCTGGAGTTCCTGATCGCCGAGTCCGCAGCCGCCTTCGGCACCGCGCAGGTCCTCACCCAGTACGGGTTGGAGGACACCGTACTCGATCTGTTCTATGACGTGCTCGGCGGCGTCCTCGTCGCGATCTTCGCGACGGCCCATCTCACGGATATCTCCGATCAGATCGCCGCACGGCTCGACGCGCGCCAGGCACGATAGGACGACGGCATATTCGTGGGATATGCAATGACAGAGTTCGTACTCGGAACGGGCGACGCGCATTTTCTGCCCTCGCGCGACTGGGTACTGAGAGGGGCAGGTCGCCACCTACCGTTGGTCTTGATGGGTCCCGACTGCGGTCCGGTGGTAGCCCAAAGAACCGTGAACGACGAACGCGACACTATCGCGCATGACTCTCGTCCTCGTCATCGCCGCCGTCGTCGCGGGTGGCTCGCTCACCGCAGGAGCCGCCCTCGGACTGGTCTGGACGCCACCCAAGCGCGTCCTGGCGATCGTGCTCGCGTTCGCCAGCGGGGCGTTCATCACTGCGCTCGCGACGGACCTGTTCGTCGAGTCCGTGGAGACCGCGGGGTTCGTCCTCCCAGCGGCGAGCCTACTGGCTGGCGCGATCACCTACGTCGTCGCCATCCTGCTCGTCGAGCGCTCGGGCCGCGGTGGGGAGGGAACCACGCTGTTTCTCGGCTCGCTGTTCGACGGCGTTCCCGAGAGCGTCGCCCTCGGGATCACGTTCGTCGGCGACGCCGGCACGCTCCCGCTGTTCGCGGCCATCGTGATCAACAACGTTCCCGAGGGGATCGGCGGGGCCTCGGACATGCACTCGGGTGGCTTCTCGACCACCGCGATCCTCGTTCTTTGGACCGCAACCGGGATCGTACTCTCGCTCACCGTCGTCGCCGGCAGCGTCCTCCTCCGCGGAGCGTCGCCGGCAGCGCTCGCGGTGATCCGGTCGTTCGCCGGCGGTGCCGTCCTCGCCACGCTCGCCGATGCCACGATGCCCGAGGCGTTCGACGAGGGCGGCCCAGCAGTCGCGATCGCTACCGCGGTCGGATTCCTCCTGACGTTCGCCCTGGCGCTGGTGTAGACGCCGCTACGGCGCGCCACCGCGGGAGCGCCGTCCCGTCCTCACCGTGGCCGTACTGCAGGGAGAAGACTCGCCGTGACGAGGGTGAGGAGGACGAAAACCACGATGAGCAACAGCACGCCCTGTTGAGCGGTCTCCATCGCCATCTGGACGACGTCGAGGAGTTGCCCGCGCGTCGCTGGTGGAAGCTGGTTGACGAACGCCTCCTGCTGGGCCTGAGTCGTCGTATCGAGCTGGTCCTCAAGGGTGACGATCAGTTGTCGCCGCTCGGCACCCGAGATCGGTGATCGCGCCACGAACTGTGTCACACCATCGACGACGTTCCCGTAGAACCCGGCGAGCAGAAAGGATCCGGCGACGGCGGTCCCGAACGCGTACCCGAGCTGGCTCAGCGAGTTGATGACGCCCGACGCCACCGAGGCCTCCGACGACGGGACCGCCGACATGGTGAGGTCGACGAGCTGGCCCGTGAACAGTCCCAATCCGATTCCGATCACTGCCATCGGCAGCACCATTTCGAGAAGCGTCAGATCGAGGTCAGTCAGCGCGACGAGGAGCAGCAATCCAGCGGCCATCAACACGAGCCCGCCCTGGACGATGTGCTTCGGTGCGACGTACGCGCGCCACCCCGTCGAGATCGTCGCCACGAGCAGCGTCGCGACCGAGAACGGGAGGAGCGCGAGCCCGGTCTGAAACGCCGAGTAGCCGAGCGCCGACTGGAGAAAGACCGGCATCGAGAACATGAACCCCGAGAGGAACAGCGACTCGGCGGCGAACGTGGCGATCCCGGCGGCGAACGTCCGATTCCGGAGCACGTCCGTCGGGATCAACAGCGAACGACCGGCGCGTGCCTGGCGAGTCTCCCACTGGACGAACAGCACGAGCAACGCCACCCCGAGCGCGATCGACCAGATCGCGGGCGAGAATCCCAACGGTTCGATCCGTACTCCACTCACGACGAACGGGCGCAACGGGCGCACCCAGCCGTACCGACCGGCGAGCAGAGTCCCACCGACGATCGTGACCACACCGAGGATCGACAGCACTGTGCCGCCGACGTCGATCGCCACGCGCCGATCGACCGGCTGGGAGTCGAGGTAGCGTGTCAGCGCGAGCACTACGAGCACGATGCCGAACTCGCCGAACATCCCCCATCGCCACGTGGCGAACGTCGTGAGAACCCCGCCGATCATCGGTCCGATGGCGATACCGACCGCCGTCACGCCGCCGATCGCCCCGAAGGCTTTGGTCCGGGCACTGCCCGCGTAGTTTTCGACGATGATGGAGTAGGTGATCGGGAGGAGGAGTGCTGCGGCGATTCCCTCAATGATCGACCAGCCGACGAAGAGCGTGAGCATGTTCGGGCTGGCCCCCGCGAGCAGCGTCCCGACGCTGTAGATCACGAGCGTGATCACGAGCAGTCGTTTCGTATCGACGACCGATCTGAGCGCCCCGCCCGGGATGATGAGAGCGGCCATCACCATCGAGTACACCGCGATCGCGCCGTGCATCGCACTCACCGTGGTGTTCAGGTCCTGTACGATCGACGGGACGGCGACGTTCATCATCGACATATCGAGGACGCCGAGGAACAGCGCCGTGCCGGCGACGACCGCCGGAGCCCAAAATTCGAACCCGGAGCCGGACTCCGATTTCGTCGAGCCGGTTTCGATCATCTATCGACAATATTTGGCGAATGATAAAAATCCGCGTGTCATTTCACGTCCTTCACAGCACGGGGCGTCTCGATACCGGATTCATCCGGACGAGGACGAACGAAGCGACTGACGACAGTAATGTCGACCGCACAGAGGTTCTCGAAAACAGTCGCGCTGTCGGCACATTGAGCGGTGCTCACCTACGATCGCCGGTCGTTCCGGTACACCGGCCGCAGATCCGTCGCGTCCGTGTTGTACCCGAGCCACACGCTGAGCACCACCGCCGCAGCCACGAGATACAGCGGGAACAGCAGCACCAACGAGTACCCCGCCAACAGCAGCGCGATCGTCCCCGTCCAGTAGAGCACGCCGATCGCGGCGAGCCCGACCAGCGCTGCGGCTATGATGCCCGTTCTGAAGGCGTGCTCGGCGGCTGGTCCTGGGGAGTGTTTCGACGCGACCATCTACGTACTGCTACGCCGCCGAGCGGTATAAACAGTCGCTGATCGCCCGTCGTCATTGACATGGCTTCACGAGCGATATTGCCTGTTAACCGCGTCTTTGCCGGCGTTTTCGGCGAACTTCAGGGAAGGTCGATCTCGACGCCGTGTTGCTGGCTCGCTGCCTTCACCGTGTTGTACAAGAGCATTGCGCGGGTCATCGGGCCAACGCCACCCGGGACGGGCGTGATCGCTCCCGCGACCTCTCGCGCGCTCTCGAAGTCGACGTCGCCGACGAGTTCAGAATCGCCTTCGTCCGTCTCCACGCGGTTGACACCGACGTCAATCACGGTCGCACCCTGCTTCAACATCGAGCCATCGACGAGCTCCGGCACGCCCACAGCGGCGACGACGATGTCGGCGTTGCCGACTTTCGCGGCGAGGTCCTCAGTCCGGGAGTGGCAGACGGTCGTGGTGGCGTTCCCGAAGGGCGCTTTCTGGATCAGGAGGTTCGCCATCGGCTTGCCGACGATGTCGGAGCGACCGACTACCACGGCGTCGGCCCCCTCGGTTTCGACGTCGTAGGCTTCGAGGAGCTTCTGGATGCCGTGAGGCGTGCAGGGTTTGAATCGGGCGTCACCGGCGACCAGCCGGCCGACGTTCTCGGGGTGGAACCCGTCGACGTCCTTCGCGGGGCGGGTTCGACGGAGGACCTCACGGTCGTCGACGTGGTCGGGCACCGGCATCTGGACGAGGATGCCGTCGATCGCGTCGTCCGCGTTCAGCTCGTCGACGGTATCGTACAGCTCCGCGGCCGGCGCGTCGGGATCGATCTCGATGTCGTGGGCTTCGATCCCGACCTCCTCGCAGTCTTGCTGTTTCATCGAGACGTACGTCTCGCTCGCGTCGTCGTCGCTCATCAGGACTGTCGCGAGGCCCGGCGTGACACCAGCCTCGTCGAGGGTGTCCACGCACTCGGCGACACCGTCCCGGATGTCGCTCGCGACCGCCTCGCCGTCGATGATCTCGGTCATGGATCGAGGTCGACGGGTCGCAGCAAAAGGGTTCGGGATCGGTAGTTGCGCCCACTAAGTGCGACCGTCGTCTCGAATCGAGATTCCGACCGATCCACGTGACGCTCCGTCGGCGAAATGTCTCTGTGGCTGGATGATCAAAACCCACGGACGGAACACGAATTCGACGACCGGTCTCGCGATCACGGCTTCGGCAGTATAAACGGGTGTGGTAGTCCACCCCGTCGTTTAATCCGGCGGGAACGGCGAATAGCACTATGAGCACAGAGGATACATTGCCGGAGAGCGCCGGGACCGTCGTCGTGGGTGCGGGCTGTGTCGGCTGTTCGGCGGCGTACCATCTCGCCGAACGGGGTCGCGAGGACGTCGTCGTTCTCGATCGCGGACCGCTGTTCGAGACCGGCGGCTCGACCTCGCACGCACCTGGTCTCGTCTTCCAGACCGCTGGCGGGAAGCTGATGACCCACATGGCGGCGTACACCCGCGACCTCTACACCGATCTCGACAGCTACCGGATGTCGGGTGGGATCGAGGTCGCGTACACCGAAGACCGATGGGAGTTCCTGAAACGAAAGCGCGAGTGGGGCCAGTCCTACGGCCTCGAAGGCGGCGACCTCCTCTCTCCTGAAGGAGTCGCCGAGCACGTCCCGCAGATCGACGAATCCGTGATCCACGGTGGGTACTACCTCCCGACCGATGGAAAGGCCCACGCGGTCGACGCCTCGGCGGCGATGGCCGAACGCGCGCGCGAACTCGCCGGCCACGAGTTCCACGGCAACACCACCGTCACCGACATCGAAACGGCCGACGGCGCGGTACAAGCAGTCGTCACTGATCAGGGGCGGATCGAGTGTGACGACCTCCTCGTCGCGACCAACATCTGGGGACCGCTCTTTGGGGAGATGGTCGACACCGACGTGCCGCTAGTGCCGTGTTCGCATCAGTATCTCGTGAGCGATCCGATCGACGACCTCGCCGGCGCGCAGGAGGAGATCGAACAGCCGATCCTCCGTCACCAGGATTATTCACTCTACTTCCGCCAGCACGGCGACTCCTACGGCGTGGGGTCGTACAACCACGAGCCGCTGCTCGTCGATCCGGAGGACATCTACGGCTCCGAGAAACTCGACGACCTCGGACTGGAGTACCCCTCGCTCCGCGAGTTCGCCGCCACCCACTTCTACGAGAATACCCACCCCGACCACGACGAGAGCGCGTACGACGCCGCTCGCGAACTCGTCCCGGCCTTCGACGAGGATTCATGGGAGACCGAGATGAACGGGATGTTCTGTTTCACGCCCGACGGGATGCCGATTCTCGGCCCCGACGAGGACACCGACGGCCTCTGGTGGTCGCTCGCGATCTGGGTCACTCAGTCGGGCGGTGCCGGCGACATCGTCGCCGCCTGGATGGAAGACGGAACCCCGCGACTCGACGGCGAGCGCGTGAACGCCGATCCCGCCCACGTCAGTCGGTTCCAGTCCCACGCCGGCAGCCGGGAGTACACCTACGGCCGCGGAGCCCAGCAGTACCAGGAGGTCTACCAGCTCATCCACCCGCGCGAGCAGCCGAAGGACCAGCGCGCGCTCCGGCGGAGCCCCTTTTACGATCGTCAGGCGGACCTCGGCGCGGAGTTCTACGACACCGACGGCTGGGAGGTCCCTCAGTGGTACGAGGCGAACGAATCCCTCCTCTCGGAGTACGACGTTCCCGACCGTCCCGACTGGCTCGCGCGCAACTGGTCGAAGGCCCAAGGTGTCGAACACCAGGCCGTCCGCGATCGGGTCGCGATGTTCGACATGACCACGTTCACCGGGATCGAGGTCGAAGGCGAGGGAACCCAGGAATTCCTCCAGGGGCTGCTGACGAACGACATGGACTGCTCGGTAGGACGGATGCGCTACGCCACGATGCTGAATGAGGACGGCGGTATTCTCGCGGATCTGACCGTCGCGCGGCTCGGGGATGAACGCTACCTGCTGACGACCGGCGGTGGCAACTCCGCGACGCTGCACTCCCGATGGATCAGAGAGCATGCGCCCGACTCGGTGTCGATCACCGTCCACGATTCGAGCCGGTCGGGGATCGGCGTATTCGGCCCGGAATCCCGAAATCTGCTCGGACCGCTGGTCGAGGCCGACCTCTCGAACGACGCCTTCCCCTTCTACTCTGTCGAAGAGACCTACCTTGGGAGCCTGCCGGTGACGATGCTCCGGCTTTCCTACGCCGGCGAACTCGGTTGGGAGCTCTACACGCCCACCGAGTACGGCGCGCAGCTCTGGGACACGATCTGGGAGGCAGGCCAAGACTACGGCGTCGTCCCGATGGGATGGGAGGCGCTCGACTCCACGAGCCTGGAGAAGGGCTACCGGCTGTGGGGGACCGACGTCACGCCGGAATACAACCCCTACGAGGCGGGGATCGGGTTCGCGGTCGACCTCGACACCGAGTTCGTGGGAAAGGACGCGATCGTGACGGCCCGCGAGGACGGCATCGACGAGAAGCTCGTTCCGATCACGTTCGACGAACCTGGGACGGTCGTCGACGCTGGCCATCCAGTGTTCGACGGCGACGACGTGATCGGCTACGGCTGCCGCGCTGACTACGGCTACACGATCGACGCCGGGATCGTCTACGCGTACCTCCCCGCGGCCTACGCCGAGCCGGGGACCGACGTGACTATCAGCTACGAGGGGAAACGTCACGCAGCAACCGTGCGCGAGGAACCGCTGTTCGATCCCGACATGGACCGAATGCTCCGTTGACATGAGTCAAAACGCCGACCCTACCGTCACGTTCGCC
The genomic region above belongs to Halococcus saccharolyticus DSM 5350 and contains:
- a CDS encoding ZIP family metal transporter — its product is MTLVLVIAAVVAGGSLTAGAALGLVWTPPKRVLAIVLAFASGAFITALATDLFVESVETAGFVLPAASLLAGAITYVVAILLVERSGRGGEGTTLFLGSLFDGVPESVALGITFVGDAGTLPLFAAIVINNVPEGIGGASDMHSGGFSTTAILVLWTATGIVLSLTVVAGSVLLRGASPAALAVIRSFAGGAVLATLADATMPEAFDEGGPAVAIATAVGFLLTFALALV
- a CDS encoding MFS transporter gives rise to the protein MIETGSTKSESGSGFEFWAPAVVAGTALFLGVLDMSMMNVAVPSIVQDLNTTVSAMHGAIAVYSMVMAALIIPGGALRSVVDTKRLLVITLVIYSVGTLLAGASPNMLTLFVGWSIIEGIAAALLLPITYSIIVENYAGSARTKAFGAIGGVTAVGIAIGPMIGGVLTTFATWRWGMFGEFGIVLVVLALTRYLDSQPVDRRVAIDVGGTVLSILGVVTIVGGTLLAGRYGWVRPLRPFVVSGVRIEPLGFSPAIWSIALGVALLVLFVQWETRQARAGRSLLIPTDVLRNRTFAAGIATFAAESLFLSGFMFSMPVFLQSALGYSAFQTGLALLPFSVATLLVATISTGWRAYVAPKHIVQGGLVLMAAGLLLLVALTDLDLTLLEMVLPMAVIGIGLGLFTGQLVDLTMSAVPSSEASVASGVINSLSQLGYAFGTAVAGSFLLAGFYGNVVDGVTQFVARSPISGAERRQLIVTLEDQLDTTTQAQQEAFVNQLPPATRGQLLDVVQMAMETAQQGVLLLIVVFVLLTLVTASLLPAVRPR
- a CDS encoding bifunctional 5,10-methylene-tetrahydrofolate dehydrogenase/5,10-methylene-tetrahydrofolate cyclohydrolase, translating into MTEIIDGEAVASDIRDGVAECVDTLDEAGVTPGLATVLMSDDDASETYVSMKQQDCEEVGIEAHDIEIDPDAPAAELYDTVDELNADDAIDGILVQMPVPDHVDDREVLRRTRPAKDVDGFHPENVGRLVAGDARFKPCTPHGIQKLLEAYDVETEGADAVVVGRSDIVGKPMANLLIQKAPFGNATTTVCHSRTEDLAAKVGNADIVVAAVGVPELVDGSMLKQGATVIDVGVNRVETDEGDSELVGDVDFESAREVAGAITPVPGGVGPMTRAMLLYNTVKAASQQHGVEIDLP
- a CDS encoding GcvT family protein yields the protein MSTEDTLPESAGTVVVGAGCVGCSAAYHLAERGREDVVVLDRGPLFETGGSTSHAPGLVFQTAGGKLMTHMAAYTRDLYTDLDSYRMSGGIEVAYTEDRWEFLKRKREWGQSYGLEGGDLLSPEGVAEHVPQIDESVIHGGYYLPTDGKAHAVDASAAMAERARELAGHEFHGNTTVTDIETADGAVQAVVTDQGRIECDDLLVATNIWGPLFGEMVDTDVPLVPCSHQYLVSDPIDDLAGAQEEIEQPILRHQDYSLYFRQHGDSYGVGSYNHEPLLVDPEDIYGSEKLDDLGLEYPSLREFAATHFYENTHPDHDESAYDAARELVPAFDEDSWETEMNGMFCFTPDGMPILGPDEDTDGLWWSLAIWVTQSGGAGDIVAAWMEDGTPRLDGERVNADPAHVSRFQSHAGSREYTYGRGAQQYQEVYQLIHPREQPKDQRALRRSPFYDRQADLGAEFYDTDGWEVPQWYEANESLLSEYDVPDRPDWLARNWSKAQGVEHQAVRDRVAMFDMTTFTGIEVEGEGTQEFLQGLLTNDMDCSVGRMRYATMLNEDGGILADLTVARLGDERYLLTTGGGNSATLHSRWIREHAPDSVSITVHDSSRSGIGVFGPESRNLLGPLVEADLSNDAFPFYSVEETYLGSLPVTMLRLSYAGELGWELYTPTEYGAQLWDTIWEAGQDYGVVPMGWEALDSTSLEKGYRLWGTDVTPEYNPYEAGIGFAVDLDTEFVGKDAIVTAREDGIDEKLVPITFDEPGTVVDAGHPVFDGDDVIGYGCRADYGYTIDAGIVYAYLPAAYAEPGTDVTISYEGKRHAATVREEPLFDPDMDRMLR